The Apus apus isolate bApuApu2 chromosome 4, bApuApu2.pri.cur, whole genome shotgun sequence genome contains the following window.
tagtataCAAGATCTGAAATTAACACATGGCTCACCCACCAACCCCTTTCTAGAAAGAGGCTGTAAAACCACTCACGTAACAAGAGTGGCAGCATcccaggggctgtgcagccagcctggagctgcagctgaggtgAGGGGAAGCCTGTCCAGCAGCAGGCTGCCCCTTGCAGCACTCGGTGAATAGAGCCCCTTGTGAACTTCCAAGTTTCCAGGGGTAGTATCCAACTATGATATCTCAAAGCAGCAAGCCcaagcagcagcccagcacacacATTCTCAGTGGCATTGCCCTAGGAACAGCAGGCTTCCTTGTGAACTGGACCTGTACTTCCCTTTGAAATCTTTGTCTTGGCAGGACAGAAGATTATGTTTACCTTAATCTTTGCATAATGCACTTCGCCACATAGGATGTAAGAAGACAGACTTTACCTAGGGATGGGGAATAGGCACGTTCAAAAGTAGCAGCACAAGCTCTTTCTGATTTAAACACCTCAGTCTATGtgacttggtttttttttaaccccagTAGAACTGACCATCATCATCtccattttgtttctgttgcctAGAAATGAGCAGTTGCAGGCAGTGTGCACTTTCAAAGCTCTGCTGAGTGCACATGCAGTCAGAGATGCACCTTCCTGCTTTAGAGGCGCCTTTGGCAGCAGCTgaaacctgctgcagctgctagTGCACCTCACCTCAGCAGGGACAGCTGCAGGACAGATGGTAAACCTAGGGTGGATGGTTGCCCATTTCCCATGTTGCAGTCCTAAGAATTCTCAGAGCCTTCCCTTCAACACTTAAAACACTTGCTATATTTCACATTCTCTAGCTacaaaagaacaagaaattgCACAGCACTGTGGCAATTAAAACTTCAGCTAGTTACCTTGTGTGTTTCTTTCATATTCCAAAATCCAAAGCAAACCTCAAACTTAATCACATACAAAAGGGAAAGATGAgtattatttaaacattttctatATTTTGTTCCTGAAAAGCCAGGCTGTGGCTGGCTAATACAGCACCCAGTTCCTTCCCCAAAAGTATCACCATCTGGAAGTGGCTACTCTTAATGCCTCACAACAAGCATTTATaaaacccagcagcacagcatcaAGCCTGCCCTGCCACCCTGAAACTCCAGATTTTGCAGTTCCTAGCCCTGCAAATGCTCACTCCTCAGACCTGCCGGAGAGCAGCTCAAACACTGCAGGACTGAATGATCATGTGGTTCTTCTGCATAAGAACTAACCCAGACCCACACTTGGTGCTTTTGACCATCCctcatatatttttctttgctgttttgtttgcttcttgtttACACAGCCAAAGTAAATCAACTCAGACAATTCTGCAACCAATTACTGACCACTTTAATATAACTGAACAGAGGCTGACGTGTATGTTGTCTTAGTAACTTGAGATGATTTCTTACGCCACTTTTCCTCTCCACCCTCCTCAAGCACTTGGCTCCAACATGACACCTCTGTAAACATTACACCTTCCTCCCTGCACAGATTCTGCTCAGCCTTGGTGCTTTAACCCAGAAGCTTAATGCTCCTGCTGGTTGGTAAATGCCTTGTCAGGGAGTGCTGCAGAAGAGAGGAAGCCAGTGTTACAGGTGGGTACTGAAAGGTCAAAATAATCCATTTCCATATGCCCAACTCTGCTGTTAAAATGTTTCAGCTCTGAGGATCTTGAAGGAAGTTAGATGAAGGTGCAGCACATGAGCCTACCATAGTACATGGTTCATTCAGTCAGACAGACATGCCCCCTGGCTCCTACTTCATCTCTTGGCATAAAGAGAAGTAGAGAATTTATTTCACTAAGAGATCAGTAACTTCCACTTTGGGCATGGGGTGAGGAAAGGAGGTGCAGGGAATGATTATTGCTCATGTGCATCACCATCTCAAGTGTCAGAACACTGGAGTTCATCTTCCCAATCTCTGCAGTTGGAGAGCATCATAAGTCACTGCAGCATCTGTCCCCATCTTCTCACGTGCTGCCTTCAGCACCTCCTGCACTGGGTGCTTTAGCCCTGATGACCCAGCTCCCATACTCTCTCTGCCTGAGCGTGTTTCAGCTCTAGTCACCAGATTTACTTCATCTAACCAACAACATACCTAGCTCTTCAATTAAGACCTTCCCTTAGGGGAAGCACAGGCAAAGAAAAGCCACTAATAAAataatgtggggttttttttgttcgttttgctttgtttttttgttttggttgtttgttttttttttacacaagcACCCTAAAGGGTAAGATACTCCtgcatatatgtgtatgtatgcacACGCATGCTCTGTAATCTACTACCTACATCTCAATTATCCAGGTATTTCAAGAACACACACCTCTCTGATGGCAATGCACTAGGAACAGAAGGAAGTCTGATCCTAGCCCCTGAACCAGCCAAGAGGCAAGAGAGATGGCCAGGGTGCAAGTGCTTCGAGAGGCTGTGGAAAGACACCTTTTGTGCTAGAGACAGCGCAGCAGGCACAGTGCTACTAAAAATAGGTCTCCTTCAACAGGCTTTGGTTACATCCCAACTAGATCATTTAAATTGTGAAAGATTCCAACAGGCACTTGACAATATTAGATCACTGTAACTAGTAGCAACTACTAAAACACCTTTCAAAGCTTTTACTAACATTTCATTAACTACCTGATTTTAGAAGAGATTTCCAAGGGTAAGTTaatgtttgtgcttttaaaaaaaaacaacaacccaaaacaacctCTGCTCAAACTAACTCCTACTCACCTACTTAGAGCAGCCAAATGCTGCTTAAATGTACTGAGGCTGGTCAAAAGCAGCACTTGGTGTCATGTGTAAGTTTGTAATAGTAAAATATAAATGGGGACATTGTAGAGATTTGTTCTGCAATTTCACACTTTCCTTTATAAACAACACAAAATAGCATAATTTTCCTGTTGATCCTCATTGTTTTCATACCAAAACAACTTTAAGCAGCACTTACGAAGCTTGGAAAGCTTCTGTGTTACAATATGGCCAACTGGTTcggctttttaaattttgagcAGGAATTTTCAAGCAGGATGGACCACAGCACCAGTTATTTTACCCAGGCCACATGAACATACTGCAGCCAAGCAGCACCACTTGATTAATACAAGCAGTTGTCCAGTGAACAGGCAAAAGTTCAGGCTCTTCCCTGTTTTGGGTTCCTTGTTCCTGCCCTGTTTTAACATGACCTCTGCTTCAAGATCCCCTCCACACAGGAGCTGAAACACAACACAGACTGAGCGTATGTTTCCAGGCTGTGCCAAAGAAGAGACTGCAGGTTTTGGCTATGATGGTTggttcaaaattaaaaaaaaaaaacaaacaaaaaaataaataaaaaaaatcctcacagGCAAACCAAGCCAGTGCCTCACCTAGTAATTAGCAGTACTGCTGCCAACAGCAACCTTCCTTCAGGCCACGCACATTTAAACCCAGAGCCTGAAAGCGTGACCTGTTTTCATACCGCTGTATGACGGGCCTTGCACTGCTGCGGTCTCAGGAGTTGGAGAAATGTGGCATTAGGGGTTTTTCTGCACAGAGACACCTAAGAGCAGGATTATAGACTGCTCTGTTAGTGAGCTACAAATGGAATGGTCAAATGAATATTGCTTTAGCTTCAGTAAGGCAGACTGACAACATTAGAAAACCTATCTTCTATTTCACAAGATTGCTAATGAGTAGATCTTAGTGGGTTATTTAAGCTCTGAGCACAGAATCTAAATCATCCCggaagagcagagaaaagcatGTGTTTCTGCAACCCACATAACTTCAGCAGGCAGCATTTTCAAAGTCTTCGTAACTGGCATTTATAACAGCATCCAAAATAAACTTAGTAAACGTTCCTCATCTTAAGTACATCATCACTAAGTAAACCTTTGTGGCAAGAATTATGGGAGCCATCAAATACAAtaccaaaaaaccctcaaatgGAGACACTAAGTTTTATTAATACTCTTCCAGATTACATTTCTAttcctaaaaagaaaagtaggaaCACATCTAAATCTAAGAATTCCATTATTGTTAAGTCCTGGGAATGGAACATTATGAAGCTGGACCATTTTATCATTTTTCTTAtactttaaatgtttaaaaatgaaaataataataaaaaaaaagagtcaataCTAGCTCCAGACAGATTGCATATTGAACATGGTAGGTTGCTAATCACCACATGTAAATTTCCTGATAAAAATCCCTGATTAAGAAGGTTTCCCTCTAAATTAAGTTTATAAAACTCTGTTGGTGGCTCAGCCACCCAATGGTGTAGGAATCACTCCCAGGTTTCCTGTTGCTTAGATTATACAGCCTTGGGTGCATCCTGGAACTTGAACTCCTTGGAGGTGGGAGCCAGAAGTCTTCTCCTTAACACCTTCTGTCGAGTGACATGGAACTACACTTGGTCTGCTTTTAGATGCTTTCAGAATCAGCttttgaagaaacaggaaaCGTGGCCATGTgtaagagaggaagaagagagaaagcctTGATATTTATCAGAGTAGATCCTCAAAACTCAGCTGAGCCATGTCCAGCAAGCAAGAAAACCACGCAAATCCCACCAAGGGAGCAGGCACCACAGAATAAACACACCAGATGAAGAGCAGATCTCCACTGCAGAAGCTGTCCATAAATGTGTGAGTCCCATGAATCGTTTCCTATAAAGAGTTCAGTGTCTCATCTTCAGTGCTTCTAACTATAATTCTGTACATTATATACAAAAATGCAGAAGGAGAGCTGCTTGATGCTTCCATTCCTTATTCTTTTGCAGGgctgaaaaattttaaaaaccagaGTCTGGACTTATAAAGAgtgcagaaaatgcaaatgctaaGAAGACAATGCCTCCTATGATtgtcactgaaaagaaaacacaaaccaaagaGAAATTAGGTACTGAAAGTTAAGTATCTTCCATGACACATTatagatgttattttttaaaagtgtctgATTCCCAAATAACCTCACTTTAAAATGCATGCTGCAAGCACTGGAGGTCGTTGCTGGCTCAGTGTCAGGATGCCAATATTACATCTCACTGTTTAACTGAATCTACAAGAATACATTCTGGTCCTTAGAAGGAAGCTTTGTTTTACTTATTACTTAAGATAGTATAAAACGGAGGTTGATGTCTGCTGCTGAACATTTGGCTGCAtgagggaaataaaatacaacattctCATGCTGGAGCAAGCCATCTGTTAAGAGTGACATagtaattagtattttttctaCAGTCAAAGTGACTACACTGAAAGAGACAATATCGAAAACACTAACAGCTTGCAATGGCCACAATCTGCTAGAGGCTGGGACAACATTCTGGGAAAGCACCACTGTACGAAGACCATGCCACTCTTCTCTAAACAAGCTAATGAGCTAGATGGATCTTTGGTCAGAAATCCACATTAAGCTTATTAAGAGCAAAATAAACCATTGTTCGATTAGCATTTTGTCACCAATTTCCTTGGCAAACAACCAGGACAGAATGTGCATTTCACACCCTCTGCAACTACAGAACAAATATTCTGAACTAACATTTCTGGGAAGCAGCTTCACAGAATCCTTTCTGGGAGCAAGAAATCTCACTACATCACAGGATTAGCATCTGAAGCAAGCTGCAACCTAatctaaggaaaaacaaacaaccctatGTAAACTTACTGGCCCTTCCTGTTACAGATAGCAGGATATAGACAAAAAACACAGGCCACACACAGAGTAGCTTTCACATGGCTGCCATAACTTGTAAGTATGCAGCTCTCTTGCTCACCTGAGGGTCTGTGCAACCGCAACGACTTCTATTATCTAATGTCAATATAGACCAACAAgtcaaaatactgtatttccttCCTCTGATTCCTTACCAACTAGCGAATAGTGAAGCCAAACATGCTTCAGTTGTGTCCATCATTAACCAGGAACTACAACACCTATTCTGATTCCTTAGATCAGGCAGTAAACAGTCAGGTTCAATCAAGCCCAGACCCTGTAGCGCAGGGTGGTGACACGTGCTCAGACTCTACGTGGCAGAAGGGACATGCAGCCCAGCGAACAGCACAGGGTCAACCCCCTGTGAGGGGAGCTGACtgtgggctggggtggggaggtgggatGGAAGACACagactaaaaaataaataaattgggggttttttgagaAACACCGTTTCCAAGCACGTTGTGATTTATACCACAAGCACTTACCAACATTAATGCACTTTTTAGTTGGAGTAAGTTTTCACTTACCAGTCCTAACAGAAATTTTTTGTGCTATCATTCTCCCTCCAATAACTGCTAAACCAGTGCATAGACAATGCCCCACTGTTCCTCCTACTGCCACACCATAGGggtcctgaggaaaaaaaaaaaaaacagataagaAACAGCACAGTTGAAAACCTATTAGTCCTATGACAAcctcctgccttgctcctgaAGGAGCAATGCCTCAATTCCCTGGCTGCACCCTGTCAAGCATGGAGGATACTCTCTGGTGTTTGCTCTGCCACTCTTAACAGCCCTCAAGTCCAGTAACGGTGTACGTCAGCTACTGAGACTTAAATCTCAATCTGACTAATACAGGAGCATATGGCATGTTTCAATTAAGAAGCATCTTCAAGTTATTAAATACAGATCCAGAAATTGCTCGCTGTACTTAAACAATTAAGCAACCTCCAGAGGGAAGGTGGCAGCTGTTGAAAAATACAATATGCATCAGCGGGAAGAACATCAACATAAttataaagaaagagaaaaataaaaccacgTACTGCAAATGAAAGCTAAAACATTCCTACTTCTTTGTCCAGCTTCACAAGGTTATACTCTACACTCTGACCCTCTCCAGTTATCCAAAGAGGCAAGTATTGAAAGAATTCAAGTTCACAGAATAATGTTTCCAAAGCTTATGGTCAACAGCAGCTTTCACATCACTGCGTAGCACGCAGCTACTGAACAGGTGAACAGCTCTACTATGTGAAGAGATTTCTCAGATCCATTTCCAAATCACACAGCTATGGGCAGCAAATGTGTTGAACACTCATGAAACATAAGACTTCAGCatcagaaggagaaaacaatCTTTCAATGACTGATAATGAAGGCAATGTAGGAGCATGACTTTCAGCTGTACAAAGATGTGGGAAAGTGGAGTTGAGTCCCCTGCACATCTCTAAGTGAAACTTCTAgctctgagaggaaaaaaaagctgctgctgtcacaggagGAATGCATGCAATCTCTAACAGGCAAACAGGAAATGTCCGAGAAATTCTATGGTATGAAAGAAAGACAACACTGACTGCCGAAAGAACCAAAATCACAAGTCAGTGAGAGAAGGTGTTGAGCAGCAAGCAGAGAACAGCTAGGAAACCACCAAGAAACACAGGTCAGAAGaagggctgtgccagcagaacACACTTGCCATCAGGATCCAAAATTCCTGAAAATCCCCATTTCCCAGCCATTAGCAGTTATCTGTACAGCCCCCACTGGCAGAGGGTGGATTTCACCCCTCAACCCATTCCCCATTTCCCTCACCAGCAGCTGAGGCAAAGCTGGTCTAGTAGGACACGACGGagtttcctcttctgtttccttaaaCCCACATGCAATTCTTATACACAGTAAACTATCAAGGTGTAAAATCAGCTTCTTAGGGACTGTTTTTAAGCCTAGGTTCCGGTAGACAATTTAACTCCTTCCTATGGTAGATGCATTGAGAAAGCCAAATTATCAacccttttttcctccaaaggaGCCCCATTTGTCTGTTGTGACAGGATGGACACTATTTGCTTCATGAACAGtttcacattattttgtttaatttttactgaAGAATATATTGTCACATTTGATTACTGCACTGCTCAAATCTCCACataaagacaaattatttcctcataaatatttctgtgatgTTCCTGCTAAGCCTTAATACTTTGCAGACAAGGATTTATCTGAATGTATTATGAGACAAAGGGATAGAAAACAATCCCacagataaaatgaaaaaagagacACTCATAATCACTCACTGATTTTGAAAGCCGAGATCAAGATATATTCAATTTTTGTAGTATTTGTTTTTGTAGCACTTACACCAACACTTCCTATGCTAAAGGCACAACAGTCTTTAGTTGCAATGCTCAGCACTTCACAAACCAGACCACTGAGTCTGATGAACACTTCCCAATGGGACACccagaaaatgcaaagcagaagtCAACCACCACCTCTGAAAAGATGGGCTTAAGCAACTTGCCTATCACTATATAGACTTGGGCAGAAGTAGTCACGATTCCCAGCTTTCCTCAATGGCATGTAACTGCCTGAACAATGAGATCATCATCCTGCCTCGTTAGCTCTAAGCACCTTCTCTACACTGTAGTAGACCCAAGAGGTTCCTACAGATTATATTCTCCTTCATTACTCAGCTTTGATTTATCCCTAGGGAAGGTCTGAAAGTGCACTGAAAGAAGTACGAGCCCTAGGGAAAAATATAAGCTACTTCAATGCATAAAAGACTACAGGCAAATTACtcaggtattttaaaaggttGGCTGTAagtcttaattttcttaaatagtTATATATATTCCAATCATCTTACtgaatataatttcatttagtTTTACTTACCGCACAGCAGTTTAAGGTTTAATTTCGTTCCAGACACTGTACACATTCacttaagatttttaaaaagaggtacCATTTTAACAGCTTTAAGTTTGCTGGGATGAAGCTCTCTTTTTAAGGCTACTATGTTAAAATCGTATGACCAAAGAGATCAAAGAAGCATCTTTTCTATAACATCTCTCAAGACTGTAACAAAAACCGATTGTATTCAGCTGCACAATACAAGTGAACTATTTCCAGAAATGCCTCTACAGTTCCAATAATGTAACAATAGTTTTCATACTACACAGAGTTtcagtgcatttattttcaatGCTACATCTGTGCTAAGACCCAAGTAGGGCACACCAGAGCAGCAGGTGTGAATCCCATGCTTCCTGCAAGACTATTTTGTCTGTCCTGCCTCTCTGTGTACAACCCAAAGagagcagaagcacagcagaCATTCTGCAACACTCACCTCTCTGGCAGCCAAGACTATGGTTGTTAACTGGGAACGATCACCCCATTCTGCTAAAAACGTTAAAGTAAAAGCTTGAACAAAGAttggagaaataaaatgcagccaCTTCTTCTGAGGTATAGTGGTGCCTGGCCCTGATTCCACATCTCCTGGCCCATTTAACAGTTTAGTTCTCTGAAGCTGCGGAGGACAAGGAGAATACAAAATAACGAAATGCAAGATTAGAAATGTCATCTAAACCATGCAAGTGAAATAGTTAATCTGTAAAGCTAGCCATTTTAGTACCTGGAATGTTATTAGCCACTGACTGCTGCATTATCAATGTATTACTTATATTAGACATCATTTAAAAAACTAGctacatacatgcacacacacaagtgtgtacatatatacacatatatatacttGTAATCACTTCTAACCTCCAGTTATTATTAATCTTGTACTTATTGCACTTCCCAACAGCTTCAGTAGGAATGACACCTGGTTTCTAACCACAAATTTTCTCCTATTTTTAAATCAGGGATCCCCAAGTGGTGTCTCTCAACTTAGGATTTgacaaaattaatgaaaaaaacccaaaaacaaccTTAAAAAAGATTAATACTCCACAGTACTCCTTAGAAGTAGCCCAGTTAATTTAGAAAGGTACTTTAACAAAAACCTTTGCTGCAACACTAAAAACTTCAGCATTATTCTGCCTGattgcaaaaagaaataaaagtagaGGCAAGAGTAAACTGTTCATGTCCTCTCTTCCAGtaatgcactaaaaaaaaaaaaaaagaaaaagactttcCATAGAACTGCAATGACCTCTTGAAGTAGCCTCCAGGAGCACAGATTTTGTGTGTCAGATTATTAGTGACAGACACAGCTGAAAACCCCAAATGTGACAGTGCTATTCTGCAGCTTTATGACTGTAACTATTTCACCAGCCATAATTCAAAGAAGTTTATGACTTACttcctcatctttttttttaatttctgcttgaacctcctccagctcctcctgacCCTCATCTGGACTCATTTTCAAGCCTTCTCGAAGCATTCGGATGCCAAAAATCGCGAACAGTGCCGTTGACACATAATAGGTGTAAACACGAGGAATAACTGTGGTGGCATAgccaaacaaaactgaaaagaaaacaaatgcatcatttaaaaaaacaagcacaaggatcataattgttttccttcccacatCTAGGAGATGCTCGCTAGCAAAGTCTCTG
Protein-coding sequences here:
- the TMEM165 gene encoding transmembrane protein 165, which gives rise to MGALPAPRAAPPALLLALLLLLAAPAALRAAPEEEPVGKKEPPPPAAQGAEPRAEKGPSPVAPVHVVNEESADKTNLGFIHAFVAAISVIIVSELGDKTFFIAAIMAMRYNRLTVLAGAMLALGLMTCLSVLFGYATTVIPRVYTYYVSTALFAIFGIRMLREGLKMSPDEGQEELEEVQAEIKKKDEELQRTKLLNGPGDVESGPGTTIPQKKWLHFISPIFVQAFTLTFLAEWGDRSQLTTIVLAAREDPYGVAVGGTVGHCLCTGLAVIGGRMIAQKISVRTVTIIGGIVFLAFAFSALFISPDSGF